The Pseudomonas fluorescens genome includes a window with the following:
- a CDS encoding SIMPL domain-containing protein (The SIMPL domain is named for its presence in mouse protein SIMPL (signalling molecule that associates with mouse pelle-like kinase). Bacterial member BP26, from Brucella, was shown to assemble into a channel-like structure, while YggE from E. coli has been associated with resistance to oxidative stress.), translating into MHTFSRPAALLALSLGTLASLPALAADELHYNQISLRAEVSQEVARDLMIVTLYTEEQNTDPAKLAAAVSTTVNKAIGQAKEIKDITLRQGSRNSYPIYDNKGQKITGWRERAELRLESADFAALSKLTGELLTDMKMAGMDFAISTATRQGSEDALLKDAVNAFKARAQLATEALGGKGYKIVNLNLNTNGYPQPFMRAPTMMMKSGSMDAESVTPDVEAGTSKVTMTADGVVEVSL; encoded by the coding sequence ATGCACACGTTCAGTCGCCCCGCTGCCCTGCTTGCCCTCAGCCTCGGCACCCTCGCCAGCCTGCCGGCCCTGGCCGCCGATGAGCTGCACTACAACCAGATTTCCCTGCGCGCCGAAGTCAGCCAGGAAGTGGCCCGCGACCTGATGATCGTGACCCTCTACACCGAAGAACAGAACACCGACCCGGCCAAACTCGCCGCTGCTGTCAGCACCACGGTGAACAAAGCCATAGGCCAGGCCAAAGAGATCAAGGACATCACCCTGCGCCAGGGCAGCCGTAACAGCTACCCGATCTACGATAACAAGGGCCAGAAAATCACCGGCTGGCGTGAACGCGCCGAACTGCGTCTGGAAAGCGCCGACTTCGCTGCCCTGTCCAAACTCACCGGCGAGTTGCTCACCGATATGAAAATGGCCGGCATGGACTTCGCCATCTCCACCGCCACCCGCCAGGGCAGCGAAGATGCCTTGCTCAAGGATGCGGTCAACGCCTTCAAGGCCCGCGCCCAACTGGCCACCGAGGCCCTGGGCGGCAAGGGTTACAAAATCGTCAACCTGAACCTCAATACCAACGGTTATCCACAACCGTTCATGCGCGCGCCAACGATGATGATGAAAAGCGGTTCCATGGATGCTGAATCCGTGACGCCTGACGTGGAAGCGGGTACCAGCAAGGTGACGATGACGGCGGATGGGGTGGTTGAGGTGTCGCTGTAG
- a CDS encoding DUF6124 family protein — protein MDKSVPDPPFNKTNPLSGFDAIEDLLKDRAAAERALDHYLNPKKPEPSTDQRIDSLFSVTAKADTDTLLTSTSETLASIKAMAEDLAFEVEGTRRSVALGIHQLVELCQLLVDKALDQVEAPASSACPPT, from the coding sequence ATGGATAAGTCAGTCCCCGATCCACCCTTCAACAAAACCAATCCCCTTTCCGGCTTCGACGCCATCGAAGACCTACTCAAAGACCGCGCCGCCGCCGAACGCGCCCTTGATCATTACCTGAATCCAAAAAAACCAGAGCCAAGCACCGATCAGCGCATCGATAGCCTGTTTTCAGTCACCGCCAAAGCCGACACCGATACGCTGCTCACCAGCACTTCCGAAACCCTGGCCTCGATAAAAGCCATGGCCGAGGACCTGGCTTTCGAAGTGGAGGGCACGCGCCGGAGCGTGGCGTTGGGGATTCATCAGTTGGTGGAGCTGTGCCAGTTGCTGGTGGACAAGGCGTTGGATCAGGTCGAGGCACCGGCCAGTTCGGCCTGCCCGCCCACCTAA